The sequence ACGACGTATTCTCTTCGTATTGCGTCGCCAAGTTGGCTGTCTATCGGCTCTGGGATACCATCACCATTTCCAACCCAAGTTTGAGCGTCTTTCATACGCAGCCTGGCGTAGTCCTTACTGAGATGAACCTGCGCGCTGGGGGCGCCGCGAGCTTTGAGGGTATCAAGACTGACGATGGTAAGTGAGGTAGTGTCACTTATGATAATACAGATGAAAATTAATTAGAATTATTTAGTCTCTCTTCCGGCAAGCTTCAACCTCTGGCTTGCAAGTCCCGAAGCCCGGTTTTTAAGGGGTAAGTTCGTATGGTGTAACTGGGATGTAGAGGAACTAAAGGCCCAAGCCAAGGAAATTGAGGAGGGGACAAAACTGAGCATTGGGCTAATGGGATGGCCATTTGACTATGTTAATTAGAAGGCCCATGGTGTCACCTGAGATAAATGAGAAGATAGAGAAATGACGGCTCTATACCGAGTTAATGCATTTTAATGCGCTCATATATACACTATCCAGCCTTAGCAACATTATCCACTAATTAACTAAATGAGAGAATCCCCTGAGAGTGTAAGGCAAGAGACTATCCATCTAGCAACCGAACAACTGGACCTAGCCAAGTATCATAGTCTTCGATTAGTGTAGCATCGCCGCCCAATCTCAATATGCTAAAAAACCATCTATAATCACCAGAGCCTAAGCAAAGTTTTGCACCGCTGTCATCTGTGACGTTTAGACCTGTGCCTCCAAGAAAAATGCTCTGGGGCTGCGTCAGTCCTTCCACGATCCAAAGGTTGCCATAGCTTGGTTCGCCAAACAGAGTCGAAGTAGGCTGGCTAGTAGAAGGGAGATACGTATAGTTCGAAGGGAGGGTAAAGTTTGCAGCGTTAAAGTGAGCCTTTAACGTTGTGTTTGCCGGGACAATATCCACCCTCGATAGATTCGAGAACTGCTGGACATGTAGGCTAAATGAATATTCTGTAGATGAGTCTACCGCAGAAAATCCATCGTTGTAGTTACTTCCATTGTCGTTTGGGAATGAGAGCCATGGAAGGCCTGGATACGTAGGCGTGGCATTTAGATAAGTTATGTAATCCATGTTGTAGGGTGAGAAGCCTGGACCTATATACGGGATACTGAGGTTCGCTCCTGTCACGGGAACTATATCAATATAACCCGAAAAGAGGGGCAACCGGCTCACATCGATTGCAAGAGGCGGGTAAGACAGTCGTATAGGGATTTCCGTTGTCTCACCGGGCTCCAGCTCGAAGGTAGGGGTTGCAAATTCTGCCGATCCAAAATTGGCAATCTGCGCCACTTCGCCGTAACCGACGTTTTCATGCGTATAGCCTGCTCCGCGATGGCCAAGCGTATATGTCTGAGTAGAGTTTCCGTTGTTTTCGACGGTGATGTTGGCTAGGCCGAATGAAGTACTGTTATTATCTGTGACAGCTAGCTGTCCTGGAGAGACGCGGGTGGATGTTGTGATGGCATCGTAGACATTGACTAAGCCAGCTCCCTGTTGAGCAGTGGTCGCCAACAAGCTCTGGTTCCATGCCCAAACCGTTGGTTGGGCCGTAGTTTGCAATGCGATCAAGATATCGTCGACTGACCAATTAGGGAACTGGGACTTGACGAGCGCGAAGCAGCCAGCAATGTAAGGTGTTGCCATGGATGTTCCAGATATAACACCATAGCTGCCTATACTTTCTGGGAAAGTGGACAAAATATGGCCTCCTGGAGCCGCAATCTGCGGTTTAAGCTCATATGTAAGCCTAACGGGACCCCAGTCACTATATGAGTCCACCATTCCGCCTAAACTCTGTTTAGGGTTGATATATGTAGAGTTGCCAAAAAACAACTTATATTTCCCATATCCCCCAGAAGTATTGTAGTTGCTGAAGAATGTATCTGAATCGGGCTCTAGCACCGTGTATGCTTGAGTTGACCCATTATTAAATCGGTATGGCAGGATACTCTCATAATCCAGATCGTATGGATTTGTATCGTTACCGTAAAAGCCAAGTAGGTAAGGCGGGACTGTGTTGCCGCAGCATGCCATGCCTGACAACGTACATGACGCGCTAACACTCAGAGCGATGATAGTGGTGCTTAGATTCCCTGAAGTTTGAATGTCATCAACAACTCCCTTCCAGTCGATTGTATCACACGCATCACCCGGAATCAAATAGACATCAAGTCCTTCGGTTGCTTGAATAGGATGCTCATTTGAATAGTGGAGTTCCGCGCCGTACTCATCCGTTGCTGTATAGATCAGTGGGTAGTTTGAGTTGGCAATCGAGGCAACTGCAACAACACTCGAAAGTTCGCCAGGGAACGTTTCGACGTAGAGGTTATTTGCGTATAATGAACCTGATGCGCCATTTCCCATGGCGACAATAATGGCAACACCAGCATTCTTAATTTGTTGGGCAGTCGCCGTCACAGGGTCATACGATGGTAGCTCCCCAGTCATTCCTCCGTTAATTGACAATGACATACTGATAATGTCAACGCCATCTTCGAAGGCTTTTAGCATTGCTTGTAAGACCAAATCAGTAGTACCACCTTCTCTTGCCACCCCACCCAAACCGCAGCCGAAGATGCGATAAGCATACAGAGATGCCTCAGGGGCAACACCAGATATAGGGAAGCCATCGGGGGCCTGTAATGGGTCCATCCCAATGATGCCTAAATATTCTTGGTTAACAACTGCCTAGTTATTATAGCTTTGGATGTTTCCGCTCTACTAACCTGCCACATGTGTCGCATGGTCTGACTGGGAACAATCAGAATATGGATCGTCGCTGTCGACTAATTTTCCTTCGTCTGTAATAAAAGAGTATCCTCCAACAATCTTTTTACCACTTCCATAGCCGCCACCAAGAGCAGGGTGATCGTAATAAATTCCAGTATCAATGAAGCCGATACTTATTCCCTCCCCCTTTATACCTATAGCATGGGCTTTGTCAACACCACCCATTCGTAGAGTGAACCCCAAATCCTCAGAGACATCAACGCGGCGTGTGAGTGGCGAGCTATCACCTAAGGGGGCGATAAATGTGCTCTTTATCGGAGGGATCTCATATTGGACAATATCGGCTACGCCGACGACGCCGGGTATAGCATCAAGGCGCGATTTTGTTTCATTTAAATCACTGCCGTCGAGTATATCGATAGCAATGCCAGTGAATATCCCGGAGGCATTAAAAGTACGCCGGACAGTATAATTGATGTCGCTGGCACTCTGTGTGAACGCATCTAGAGTGGTTGATTTCTCATCCAATTCAATGATCAAAGCCCTGCCAGCTTTTTTAGAGGAGCCTGACACAAGAGCAGCTGCCAGAGGAAGGAAAAGTGACCGCAAAAGAACCATAGCTGAACTCGCATTAAAGGACAAGCATCAAGAGGGGAGCAGCCTATCTTAGAAACACTAGCTGGTGAGAAAAGACTAGAATTACGTGCTTCGGGTGCCCTCTTATATGTACTTGTCGTGCTCTCTatcttctcattcttcttcttcttcacctctttttttttcactcatATACACATAGACATCTTAGTGACACACACAAGTCACAACTGCAGAATTTGAATAAGTCTACTTTTCATTGTCTGTATCTTTGATGAGTTCGTGACCCATCCATTGCCGTTCTAAGCGTACACCTGCATATGCATGGACAATTTCGGAAGCTACAAAAGCTTTAAGTTTCCCAGACCATTCGAGAACGCTCAACAAATTTAATCCTGGTATGGGTTCTTGCAACACGACTGGCCGAGAGTAGCAACTCACCTAGACGTAAGGTCTCTTTGGGAAAGCTTAGCGTTTGCCAAGGCCCAGGATTTGGGTGCGTGATACTGATAAATCCTGGATTTTACGATAGATAACGATCAAATGATAAGACTACATACAACAAATCGGGCAAGATACGATGTTTAGTATGTCGCCGCAAAATATTGGTAGACGAAAGCGGGGAGTATCAACAATCTTCGGGAGTATTAACACCCTTTCGTCATTTTTTGTGGAACAGCAAGGCAGGGTTTatgaattaataatagtgcGTAGAATTGCGCAGGCCGCTGGCTTGGTGAGGGGTCTTAATCTTTGAGATATTAAAATACAAGCAGTATATGCGGTGAAGAGGAGCGTAGGATTACGATACAACATTAAATAGGAGCCTTATGCATAATCTATATAACATTTCACccttcttattttctttttctccgaTAGCATCCCTGGCTAAACTTATGTCAGCTAAAGCATTCACTAGATAGTAGCTTCCGAAGGTACGATTCGATTAAGTAATCTGTTTATTTCTACCTATTGAATCGACTTGGTTTAATGAAACCTGGTTGGTTCGCAATATTCTCCGAGATGAATTAACTATTCACTTGTATTAAATCTTCTTATTATACTAATAGGCCACATATACTGGAATATGTTTTCTTGTGTATTATTTCCAAGATCCAGAAAGGGTGTTCAATTGTAATTTCTTGCATAATATACCATTTTAATGCGAAAGCACAAGCGATGCTCACCAACTATCATTGAAGCGAATAAAACATATACGAAGGTGAGACCTATAAAGTGAGTATACAGCATGGTGCACTTCCACCGTACAACTCACTGAGGACACATTGTTTGCTTTACAGGCTCTCACTAGACAACTTTGGGGATAGTTACAGAAATTATTTGCGTCTCAATTAACCTCATACAAGAACTAAAAGGCAATTAgctcttatattattatcaGGCTGCGTGCCACCTGTATTGAAGCATGCGTTCCCTGTCATATAATTGACAAATGAAACTGGACTGAATTACTGTCAGGATCAAATACAAAATGGACGGTTAGCGTATTGCCATTCATTGCGGTTTTACAACTAGTTGTCTCCTGAATTATTAAGTTCAATATTTGTGCAGTGGCCCATTGTATAGGGAGTATCCAGCTACAGTTGAGCAATTGTAGTCAGCCGACTGAATAGATTCTGAAATCTTATTAGCACCTTATCTTTTCACTGATAAACGCACCTTGAATGCTTCTGGAGTTGAATCCGTCTCCGATGGGGGTTACTGACTTGTCTATTCTATTGTCATGACGTTGATTTACAATGTTGAGTTAATAGATTATGGCATTTCAACTAGCTAGGTGTTTTAGAACCTGTTGGACACAAAAACATACATGTTCCTCAGCTGTTTTCTTGTATCTGCCAAATTTACGATCTATGAGTTTTCTCTACTTATTTCCTGCTTGGGAAATCGACCTTGAATGAATGCTTAATCTGCGTATTATCAAATCCGCAATCTGGCATTgagctaaaattaaaaccttttttattaacttgcCTTACCGACACTTAATCTATAAGACTTTCAATTTCACTAGGCTTCATCCAGATTGAGGTCAACATGTACACCTACCTACAGATCTATGCCGTTGCGGCATCAAAGCATCTACATCGTTTCGCAAATATCTCTCTAtcactctctccctctttgtAACCCAATTATTCCACACGATATCAATATGGAAGTAAGGGATTGAGTCAATGTTCCTTTGTATAAGCACTGTCAGGCAAAGAATTTGTTCCTCTCCAATGAGTAGGAGATAGCAGATTGTATAAACCCTGATCACCATGCCTATCACATACCAGAAACTAAAGAAGTTCTTAACTCAACAAAGGATGGTTGGTCGATATGTAAAACTTCATAGATTTGCTCTATCCGCATCGAAAATAATGATTATAACACAATTCTGTTTACTTAGCTTTTTGCCTCCACTAGCCTGTACTTTACGGTTGTTGTAAACAGCGAATAATTCCGACTCCAGGAAACGCAagataaagctttttaaataataactcttTTGGAGACGACAGTGGCTACTACTACACAGATGGTTAATACCGCGTACCGCCACCTGTTACGACTTGGCCCCTCGTTACAGTTAAATACCTTATAACCAGCTGGTTCTGCTACAATAATTGCTTACAATTACGATTACTACCTAATTCTTTACCTTCTTTGGCATAATAGTTTAATGAATCATTACACCACCGCTCATCAGCAGTGCAAAAAGGCGGGCGATGAAATGTATCTATAGACCTTTCCATCTCCGCTGTCAGCAAAGCGACGTATGACAGTAGAAAGCACTTAGTGCCGACGTATAGCTTCTGTTTTACCCATGCACTATTGAAACAGATAAAACGGAGCATTTTCAAGGTGGTTCATACACTCTTCCGAGGCCATCGAGAAATTGTTCTTGGGGCGCCTAATTTAAGCTTGTATATATCTATAGCTTAAGCTTATAGGTAAGCTTTCAGTGCCTCGTACATCATTTCAAGgctatttactataaaatttcCATGAACTGTTTgcatttttgttttaaaTATGAAGTATCTTTCTATTCAATTTATCTACTGCGTCTACATAGAATGTGCAAACAATTTTCGATGTTGTCGCAATACTGCACATAGCCTGAGGTAAAGCCCGCAGCTAGTTGTGGGGCTTCGCTATCGCCTACTGTAGGCGGACGATGCATATTAAACACCTATTAGTCTACCTACTGagctacaagtatgtagtTGGTTCATCACCAAGTGGCAGGCGTAACTTTTCCTAGTATGGTCATGTGGAAATTATAAGTGTGAAGTCTTGCAGACATGGGGACAATACCGGGCCCAACAAAGATCCACCCTTACGCCCACCTAGACAATGAATGTGGCATCCGTGCAATATTCCGTATCAGTTGCATCCCTGTCTTTCGTATCGTGCATATGCACTTTCCTAGTCTGATTCTGGTAACCCGGCGCCAATATGCAGAGAGCCCATGAGGTCACTTACTCTCCTCGTTTGATAGATGGGCCTTGGTTTAAGAAGCTTTTCCAGCTTGGTTACTGTCCAATACCACCAAATTTCATTTCGCCATTGCTACGACGCAGCACAAGATGCCGAAGCCACCGATAAACCAGTTCTGGATATGGACTCTATCCTCTGCAGCAGTTATTGGGCTCCTGATCATAGCATTGCCTTCACTGCAGTCTCTGTTGACGGGCTTGCCTACCAGCTCATCAAGGCCATTAAATGAGGACGGGCACCAAGACACACAACGCACCATCTACAACCCAAGTGATGATGCTTTACGTAGTTCTAGTGCTTCCAGAGAAAACTCATTGACGGAGCATGGAACCAAGCGATGAACACTCCTCTTGGCGGTTTTCTCTTGGTTCGACATAACGAGACGTATAGCCAAGGTTGGGGCGTTAGCATGTTCCATAGCATCCATTGCTTGGGGATACTGCGCTCTACGATGCAAAATTACTTCGGTCTTGCCTCCGACAATGGTGGCCATGGAGCGCATGCGCATGGCCAGCGCGATGGCGCAACCTTGCATGTAGGCGAGAGAAACCATGTAGAACACTGCTTAGGATATATCGGTCGAGTTTGTTGCCCctccctcgtcctcttctgaATCTACAGCTCTCAAGTAATGGAAGTGTGCTAAGAGATTAACAATCTAGGCACTGTTATGCAATGGCGATGACACTCTGGAGCCACCATTTACGAAATATGATGCTGAGGGCAATATAGTACTAAGTGCTGTCAGTGGGCAAGGGCATCAGCATTCTTGCCGTGACTCGACGCTGGCTTGGAAGACTGTGCTTGCGTCTGAGGAGAATCCTGTCCAATCTTTCGATTGGTCTCCGGGAGCCACAATCCGGAGTGTTTTTGGGAAGAAATAGGCGTATGATCATACGTATGGCAACTTAGATGGAGGATAGTTTCCGAATGAACAAAGAGAAGGCCTTTACTCTTAATAATACTAGCAATTGAGAAACTTATACTATACACTTTTTACTGGGTGTATGCTATAGGCAtcattatttataatattatacaaCATAAACCTATCCAACATTTATCTCTCTCCAAGCTACCTGATAGTTACATTGCATCCATATCTTTTGGCTTGCGTCTCATAGCATAAGAGCCAATCAATGGAAATGATCCACTCTGTAGTCTCCTGGCCTAGGAAGCAGAGTGTGATTAGAGTCCGGAGTTACCATGTGCTTCATCATCCAATCATGGAGAGTCTCAAAATCACGGCAGGTGTGCGTCCGACTGAATTCAGGATCTGTtccgccatcatcgccaaccCAGAAGAAGGGAACCAGCCCAACGTCGGCGGTGCACATGAGCCGTTGACGTAAACTATCTATACAGTGATCTAGAAAAGTAAGTATCCTGTGATTAGCATGTTTATCTCGGTCAGGGTTTGATGATTTATGTTTCATCGGAGTCCTCTACATACCAACATGGACAGACAGTGTTTTATCAGGATGCCGAAACTCGTCCGCTCCGAGCTTTCGATAGTAGTCATGATTGTACCACGTCGCCTTTCGGATCAGATTCTGCGATTTCCGTATTAGCCAATATTTTTGACGGGGGTTTAAAAGGGATGAGGCCATACCAAGCAGTGTATCTGATGAAATACTTCAACATTGGCAGGATAGCCTTTCATGTAAGCTTGATCAGAACCGCCAGCGAAATGAATGTTATTAGTTGTTAAATCAGATTCGCTTGCATGTTCCTCGGGAATGAGAATGTATCCAACTGCTTGGAAGTTAGTCTCGTAGTGATATGACAAGGGAGTGGCAGAAACACAAATGAACTacgaaagagaagagcataTATGGTACATACAATTGGCACCTGCATAGTTCCAAGCAGCATCAGTCTCTGGCGATGGGGGCTTACGATAGCGGCTCCCTTGGCTAAAGAAAGTTGAATCAAACTTGACATGAATTGTCTTGAGATTCAAGTCTCGAAGCATTGGCGTGAGATTTGGAGGCTCTGCCACTGACTCTGTAGCCTGGCATTGAGGCCTTGCAGAAGCTGTGATCCAGAATGTAAGGAGGTTGGACGCGCATAGCAGTGCTGAGAATCCGATAATAGCCTTGTACCATCTATACCACCAGCCACGTGAGCTCGTAGAAGTGGTAGATCTGTCTGTGCctgtgtctgtgtctgtgtctgtgtctgCATCTGTGCTGCCCTCTAAAAGACCCTTTCCTAACTCTGCATCATCAATATCTGCAAATGCCTTGCCGTCAAGCTCTTGGTTTTTGAACTtgttcattttctctctctctctctcttcttctttaactCCTCGGCTATCTCTGGCTGGATATCCAGACTGGTGCCGGAATGTGTAGCATATGTGGGTGGAATAGAGGAAGAGCAAAGCTCGCTGTGTACTCCGTGGAGGTTACTCCGTGGAGATCTATAGACTAACACGCACTAATTCGATACGAGCCGTTCCATGTAGCTAGGCAGCTACTAAACTATTAGTTTACCCATGCTGAAATCTGTAGACTAGCCTCCACAGTACACTACATGTAGACAACGGTTCAAAGATCAATAAGTGCATGCAGTTTCCCGATAGGCAACCCATCAAGAGGTCTGCAGACTAGCGTCTGCAGTGCACTAGACAAAAGTCCAAAGATCAATTGATAATTCACTCAATACTGCCGATAGGTAATTAGTAGGGAGTTCTGCGCTAGACGAGGGTTCAAGATAGATAGCTTGCCCGTTGCAGTGCTCAATACGAGGCGTCCTGTAAAGATTGAGGCAACTAACTAGGTAATAGCCTATTGCCGTGGGGTTAAACGCCACCACTGATCTGCCGGTATGGATTAGGATACGATAGGCACTTGCCTACTCACAACCATATGGGGAGTAATAATCACTACCGCAGTGCTAGCACTAGCTTACTCTGACCTGCAGCACCTATTGCGAAACAAACTGAAGCTTCTCCTCACTTGCTAACTAGTTCAGGGTCAAATTTCTCATGACGTCCGGTTCAATCCACAGAATAGGTCTAGAATCAAACAAAGTGCTTGAAAATGATAACCCCCATAAGGATATTAACCTTGTTCGGTGGGAGCGGGGTGGGTTTTTTACCCAGCACAAAGGCCTCTTGATAAGTCCTTTTGTCAACTCTGCCTTAAATCTCCATTAACGTacattagtaatatatagcaTAATAGCTTGGAATGAGCCTTTCGACACTATCAGAAATTTACCCTCTGATAAAACATATCTCTTTTACCGGGGTAGTTGTTGTTTCACCCGCAGGTGCCACTCTCCAATATTTACGTACAGACAAACAGGGGTGGGCATTAAGATGATAACCTGCATCATATTTTACAGTATCAATCAGCTAGCTCGCCCAGAGAGCATTTCTACATCGATAGAAGCCAAGCTCCACTTCATTAACTGCGTCATCTCCTTCGATATGCCCCTCCGTAATCTGGTCTGCGCAGTGCTTGGAGTGATGAACACTGATTGTTTTGTTGTCGATGTACCGCTCCTGGTTTTCCATGGCAAACATAATCTTTCGCCATTGAAACATACAATGCTCTCCGTGGTAAATATGCGTGTAGACTTTGACGTTGTCACCGCGCCAGAGTGCTGCCGCGTCAACCTCATTCTGGTTAACAGGTTAGAAATGAGTCCGAGAGTATTCTCAATATtgagaaaaataataaaagtatatacatACAATCATATCCTGTTCAAGATACCATTTTCTATCCTCAAACACGGGATAACGGTCGGTGAGCTCCTGATATACGCACTGCCTGGGCATCCAGCCATAGAATAAAGGCTCCATGACACATCCGCGTCTCATAGCTTCTGTGCTTGACCGTCCGCAGTGATTCCACTCTTCATCCAGCGCATTTCGAGGACTGCGAGTGACCCAAATCCAGACACTCAAATtggcaacagcagcgaaCACAAATAGAATTGCCACTGAGACAGTGAGTTTGCTAGGTCGATTTGTATGCCGCACATGCGACGGAGCGCCTACTTCTTCATAGTCAATGTAGTCCCGAGCTTCGTCTTTTCCTTCCATCTTAGAGATGAATGAACGTATTCAGCATCAAAAGAGCaaggaaagagaaatctTCTAAGTACCGAGTCGAACAAGACAATAACGAAATTGCGGGAGGAATGCAAACGAAGTCCGAAGGAAATGTAGAGATGCCATGCAAAGACAGATTACGTTAGATAGTCCGTAGTGTAACAACGATACAGATCCGGAAACAATGGGCACCATCCCCATCCCAGGCCATGTGGGATACTGTACAATCATAGAAGGAGGGGTAGGCACCCAGTGATATCACAGTAGCAGGGATTAATAGAAATCAATAATGATTTGGAAATATCACTGCATGAGATAGTTCTGTGCTGTCACTTAAACATTATACACCTGCTGTATTAAGTCAAGAACGCCCCACCATTAACTTCAGGCCAAGTTTAACAGCTCGAGTAAACTTCGTATATACTAATTTAAGTATAACAATGAAGCACACAGAGATAATACTTATTTAGCGTGCtttcttagctttatattGTAAAAGTATTATGAACCTTGGCTTTACTACATTCGTACTAGATGTGTTGGTAATCTGGATGATTATCTTTGTCTTGTCCTTGCCGTAGTTCGCTTGCAACTGACGTACTAGTAGACAAATACccgtatattattatttgtACAATTAATATGGGATGATACTTACATTCAACATGCGTCGGAAAATTCCTGACAGTCGGTAAGAAAGATGTAACCGTGGAAGCAAACACTTGTTAGGGTCGATGCTGTGGTAGGACACCATACACATGAACGCTGGTTGCCCACTAATGGCAACGAGTGTCAATTCTCGGTCAATTGTCCAGATGCAGTtaagaaacaaaagcagGTATGATATGAATGTAAAAGTATCGTGATACACCTCATACCCAGTTCCATCATCCTTTATACCTGCCGTTTTTGGAGATATGCTAGCTCTTGAGTGCACTCCAATCCGGTAAATGACATATTCTTGCTAATACTGGCTAATGTTTCGTAGTATTTCCCATAGTGTTAGCCTGTGGATATTGCgtcttttaattaagttgAAATTCAATGACTGAGGGGAGCGGGGACTGCATCTAGTGATTATCGTTTTCCCATAGCGTCTCAGAGGGGCCCTCGGAGTTGGATAACAATCTGTAAATGTTACAAGCTACCCCCCGTTAAATAGTTCATAACCACATTGTATAACTTTTGGTTTCCTCTGCTGTCTcgaatatattattatattcttagCTCATTTTCACAACTCTCTATCAACCAGCGTTTCCAAGATCTTACTTTATACATCCCCTCAAGATGAAGGCCGCAGTCGTCCTCTTTACACTTTCATCGGTGGCATTTGCTGCACCAGTCGCACAAGAGGGTATGAAAGCA comes from Trichoderma asperellum chromosome 3, complete sequence and encodes:
- a CDS encoding uncharacterized protein (MEROPS:MER0047718~EggNog:ENOG41~SECRETED:SignalP(1-18)), which translates into the protein MVLLRSLFLPLAAALVSGSSKKAGRALIIELDEKSTTLDAFTQSASDINYTVRRTFNASGIFTGIAIDILDGSDLNETKSRLDAIPGVVGVADIVQYEIPPIKSTFIAPLGDSSPLTRRVDVSEDLGFTLRMGGVDKAHAIGIKGEGISIGFIDTGIYYDHPALGGGYGSGKKIVGGYSFITDEGKLVDSDDPYSDCSQSDHATHVAGIIGMDPLQAPDGFPISGVAPEASLYAYRIFGCGLGGVAREGGTTDLVLQAMLKAFEDGVDIISMSLSINGGMTGELPSYDPVTATAQQIKNAGVAIIVAMGNGASGSLYANNLYVETFPGELSSVVAVASIANSNYPLIYTATDEYGAELHYSNEHPIQATEGLDVYLIPGDACDTIDWKGVVDDIQTSGNLSTTIIALSVSASCTLSGMACCGNTVPPYLLGFYGNDTNPYDLDYESILPYRFNNGSTQAYTVLEPDSDTFFSNYNTSGGYGKYKLFFGNSTYINPKQSLGGMVDSYSDWGPVRLTYELKPQIAAPGGHILSTFPESIGSYGVISGTSMATPYIAGCFALVKSQFPNWSVDDILIALQTTAQPTVWAWNQSLLATTAQQGAGLVNVYDAITTSTRVSPGQLAVTDNNSTSFGLANITVENNGNSTQTYTLGHRGAGYTHENVGYGEVAQIANFGSAEFATPTFELEPGETTEIPIRLSYPPLAIDVSRLPLFSGYIDIVPVTGANLSIPYIGPGFSPYNMDYITYLNATPTYPGLPWLSFPNDNGSNYNDGFSAVDSSTEYSFSLHVQQFSNLSRVDIVPANTTLKAHFNAANFTLPSNYTYLPSTSQPTSTLFGEPSYGNLWIVEGLTQPQSIFLGGTGLNVTDDSGAKLCLGSGDYRWFFSILRLGGDATLIEDYDTWLGPVVRLLDG
- a CDS encoding uncharacterized protein (EggNog:ENOG41), encoding MNTPLGGFLLVRHNETYSQGWGVSMFHSIHCLGILRSTMQNYFGLASDNGGHGAHAHGQRDGATLHVGERNHVEHCLGYIGRALLCNGDDTLEPPFTKYDAEGNIVLSAVSGQGHQHSCRDSTLAWKTVLASEENPVQSFDWSPGATIRSVFGKK
- a CDS encoding uncharacterized protein (EggNog:ENOG41~TransMembrane:1 (i59-80o)), producing MNKFKNQELDGKAFADIDDAELGKGLLEGSTDADTDTDTDTGTDRSTTSTSSRGWWYRWYKAIIGFSALLCASNLLTFWITASARPQCQATESVAEPPNLTPMLRDLNLKTIHVKFDSTFFSQGSRYRKPPSPETDAAWNYAGANFGYILIPEEHASESDLTTNNIHFAGGSDQAYMKGYPANVEVFHQIHCLNLIRKATWYNHDYYRKLGADEFRHPDKTLSVHVDHCIDSLRQRLMCTADVGLVPFFWVGDDGGTDPEFSRTHTCRDFETLHDWMMKHMVTPDSNHTLLPRPGDYRVDHFH
- a CDS encoding uncharacterized protein (EggNog:ENOG41~TransMembrane:1 (i31-53o)), which encodes MEGKDEARDYIDYEEVGAPSHVRHTNRPSKLTVSVAILFVFAAVANLSVWIWVTRSPRNALDEEWNHCGRSSTEAMRRGCVMEPLFYGWMPRQCVYQELTDRYPVFEDRKWYLEQDMINEVDAAALWRGDNVKVYTHIYHGEHCMFQWRKIMFAMENQERYIDNKTISVHHSKHCADQITEGHIEGDDAVNEVELGFYRCRNALWAS